In the genome of Neisseria lactamica, the window GCCGTCCTTGCCCAATCGTTGACCGCAATCGCCAAGTCATACATAAAATTGCCCCGGCAGGCATAATAAAAATCGATGAAGCCCGATACCTGACCGCCGTCAAGCAACACATTATCTTTAAACAAATCGGCGTGGATGATGCCCGAAGGCAGATGGTTGCCGAGATTGTCCTTCAGTGCATTGATTTCGGAACACAGCAGCGCGGCATCGTCTTGCGGCAGCACGGGCAGCAGCCGGGCGCACGCCTCCGTCCACCACGCATCGTAACGCGGGTTTTCCATTTCCAAAGGGAAATCGGCGGCGGCAAGGTGCATTTTTGCCAACATCGCGCCGGTATGGAAACACTGCTCCGCCGTCGGCAGCGCGGTATCCGAACCTTTCAGGCAGGCAACCAAACAAGCCGGCTTGCCCGCCAAAACGGAATCAAGCCGGCCGTCTTTGCGCGCAACCGGCGCGGCAACCGCCACGCCCTTCATACTCAAATGCCGGTTAAGCTCCAGAAAAAACGGCAGCTCTTCCTGTTTCAACACTTCAAACACGGTCAGCACATAACGTCCCGAAGTCGTCGTCAGAAAATAATTGCTGTTGGTAATCCCCTGCGCGATGCCCTGCAGGGAAACAAATTCTCCCAAATCGTAATCATCCAAAAAGCCGCGCATTTCATCATCGGAAACACTGGTATAAACAGACATATCCATTCACCCGTTCAAAACAATCAAACCCGCCGTCAGAACGCCGGACGGCAGGCAAACATATAATTCACATCGGTCGAATCGCACAGGGCATAAGTTTGCGACAACACGTGGTAAGTCATACCCTTGGTTTCCACCACGTCCAAACCCGCCTGACGGCACATCCGCGCCAAATCGGCAGGCGCGATAAATTTTTTCCAGTCGTGCGTGCCTTTGGGGACAAACTTCAACAGATATTCCGCCGCCACAATCAGATGCAGGTACGATTTCGGGTTTTTATTGATGGTGGAAAAAAACACCATACCGTCCGGTTTGACCAGCTTGGCGCAAGCACACACGATGGCGGCGGGATCGGGGACGTGTTCCATCATTTCCATGCACGTTACCGCATCAAAAGAATGCGGTTCCGCCCCGGCAAGGTCTTCCACGCGGATACATTCGTATTCGATATCGGCGACATTGTTCAAAGCCGCGTGCAGGCGGGCGGTTTCCAGAGACTGCTCCGCCATATCGATGCCTTTGACAAACGCCGCGCCGCGCCGCGCCATACTTTCCGCCAAAATCCCGCCGCCACAGCCCACGTCCAAAACCCGTTTGCCGCGCAAATCCGCGTGTCCGTCGATATAATCCAGCCGCAGCGGATTGATGTCGTGCAAGGTTTTGAACTCGCCCGATTTGTCCCACCATTTGTCGGCAATCCGGCTGAATTTGGCGATTTCCCCCTCATCGACATTATATTCTTTGTCGGACATTTTCCCTCCCATCTGACGAACCGCCCCACTCAAAAACCCAAGATTATACTATGGAACGCGATGCCGTCTGAAAGCCTTTTCGGGCGGCGCGGCGCAAATACCTTACAAACCCTTACACTTTACGGCATAATGGCGGCACGCTTTTTTTGGCAGAAAGACAAAATATGCCCAACAAAACCCCTTCCCTGTTCGGCGGCGCGATGATTATCGCCGGTACGGTCATCGGCGCCGGTATGCTCGCCAACCCGACCGCCACCTCCGGCGTATGGTTTGCCGGCTCGCTGATTGTGCTGCTCTACACCTGGTTTTCTATGCTATCCAGCGGCCTGATGATTTTGGAAGTCAACACCCACTACCCCCACGGCGCAAGTTTCGACACGATGGTCAAAGACCTGCTCGGACGCGGCTGGAACATCATCAACGGCATCGCCGTCGCCTTCGTCCTATACCTGCTCACCTACGCCTACATCTTCGTCGGCGGCGATTTGACCGCCAAAGGCTTAGGCAACGCCTTGGGCGGCAATGTTTCGCTCACCGTCGGACAACTCGTCTTCTTCGGCATCCTCGCCTTTTGCGTGTGGGCATCCGCACGCTTGGTCGACCGCTTCACCGGCATCCTTATCGGCGGTATGGTATTGACCTTTATTTGGGCAACCGGCGGGCTGATTGCCGATGCCAAACCGTCCGTCCTGTTCGACACCCAAGCACCGGCCGGCACAAACTACTGGATTTACGCCGCCACCGCCCTGCCCGTCTGCCTCGCCTCCTTCGGCTTCCACGGCAACGTCTCCAGCCTGCTCAAATACTTTAAAGGCGACGCGCCCAAAGTGGCTAAATCCATCTGGACGGGCACATTGGTCGCGCTCGTGATTTACGTCCTCTGGCAAACCGCCATCCAAGGCAACCTGCCGCGCAACGAGTTCGCCCCCGTCATCGCCGCCGAAGGGCAAGTCTCCGTCCTGATTGAAACTCTGTCCAAATTCGCCCAAACCGGCAATATGGATAAAATATTGTCCCTGTTTTCCTATATGGCGATCGCCACCTCGTTTTTAGGCGTAACGCTCGGACTCTTCGACTACATCGCCGACATCTTCAAATGGAACGACAGCATCTCCGGCCGCACCAAAACCGCCGCGCTGACCTTCCTGCCGCCCCTGATTTCCTGCCTGCTCTTCCCCACCGGCTTCGTTACCGCCATCGGCTACGTCGGCCTGGCGGCAACCGTCTGGACAGGCATCATCCCCGCTATGCTGCTCTACCGTTCGCGCCAAAAATTCGGCGCGGGCAAAACCTATAAAGTTTACGGCGGCTTGTGGCTGATGGTTTGGGTCTTCCTTTTCGGCATCGCCAACATCGCCGCACAGGTATTGAGCCAAATGGAACTCGTCCCCGTATTTAAAGGATAAAAGGCAAAATGCCGTCTGAAGCCCGCCGGCGGCTTCAGACGGCATTGCCGCAACAAACGGCAACCGTGTTCCGGCACACAGCGCATTACCCTACCCCCTCACGCACAAATCCCGCCCCGTCAGGCGCGGGACGCAACCATAAAGGAACAATGATGAAGCTCAAAATAGACATTGCAACCAACAACTTCAAACACGGCGGCGGCACGGAACGCTACACAT includes:
- the thrB gene encoding homoserine kinase, which encodes MSVYTSVSDDEMRGFLDDYDLGEFVSLQGIAQGITNSNYFLTTTSGRYVLTVFEVLKQEELPFFLELNRHLSMKGVAVAAPVARKDGRLDSVLAGKPACLVACLKGSDTALPTAEQCFHTGAMLAKMHLAAADFPLEMENPRYDAWWTEACARLLPVLPQDDAALLCSEINALKDNLGNHLPSGIIHADLFKDNVLLDGGQVSGFIDFYYACRGNFMYDLAIAVNDWARTADNKLDEALKKAFIGGYEGVRPLSAEEKAYFPTAQRAGCIRFWVSRLLDFHFPQEGEMTFIKDPNAFRNLLLSLD
- the ubiG gene encoding bifunctional 2-polyprenyl-6-hydroxyphenol methylase/3-demethylubiquinol 3-O-methyltransferase UbiG is translated as MGGKMSDKEYNVDEGEIAKFSRIADKWWDKSGEFKTLHDINPLRLDYIDGHADLRGKRVLDVGCGGGILAESMARRGAAFVKGIDMAEQSLETARLHAALNNVADIEYECIRVEDLAGAEPHSFDAVTCMEMMEHVPDPAAIVCACAKLVKPDGMVFFSTINKNPKSYLHLIVAAEYLLKFVPKGTHDWKKFIAPADLARMCRQAGLDVVETKGMTYHVLSQTYALCDSTDVNYMFACRPAF
- a CDS encoding aromatic amino acid transporter, with product MPNKTPSLFGGAMIIAGTVIGAGMLANPTATSGVWFAGSLIVLLYTWFSMLSSGLMILEVNTHYPHGASFDTMVKDLLGRGWNIINGIAVAFVLYLLTYAYIFVGGDLTAKGLGNALGGNVSLTVGQLVFFGILAFCVWASARLVDRFTGILIGGMVLTFIWATGGLIADAKPSVLFDTQAPAGTNYWIYAATALPVCLASFGFHGNVSSLLKYFKGDAPKVAKSIWTGTLVALVIYVLWQTAIQGNLPRNEFAPVIAAEGQVSVLIETLSKFAQTGNMDKILSLFSYMAIATSFLGVTLGLFDYIADIFKWNDSISGRTKTAALTFLPPLISCLLFPTGFVTAIGYVGLAATVWTGIIPAMLLYRSRQKFGAGKTYKVYGGLWLMVWVFLFGIANIAAQVLSQMELVPVFKG